The Mucilaginibacter terrae region GCCAGTTTCATGTTGTGCACCCGGCCCGATGGTAGCACCACCACGTTACCGGCATATATCTTGAAGGAGGCCTTGCGATCTTGACTGGTGTAGGTAACGGTATCAATGTATGGGTCGTTGTGTTGGCGTACCTCGCTTACCACTTCTTCTTTAGGCCAGGTTTCTTTGTAGTTTTTAGGGAATGTATACGAATAGCTGTACGATACATTGCGGCTTTGCGCATACAATGAAGTATCGGTAAGCGGAATGGTACGACCTTCCATATTACATGGAATATTACGTTCCAGCAGTTTTTTAAGCTTGTTTTTTTTTGACTGCGCGTGCGCCAGTACGCCACAGCATAATAAAAGGCAAATGAGCCATGTCTTCTTCATAACTCTTTATTCAGGTATTATTGGTTTATAAAAAATAAAGCCCTTTGGCTTGTCACCAAAGGGCTTATCAAATATAAGAGCTTAATCTTATTATATCAATAACCTTACCGGTTCTTCTAACAACGATTTTACGGTGTTCAAGAAAGCGGCTGCACTGGCACCATCAACCGTACGGTGATCGGCGCTCAGGGTTACCTTCATTATGTTACCTGGTACCACGGCACCATTTTTAACCACCGGTACTTGTTGTATACCTGCAACAGCAAGGATACATGAATCTGGCGTGTTAATGATGGCGGTAAAATCGTCAACACCAAACATACCTAAGTTAGATATGGTAAAGGTTGAACCTTCCCAATCAGATGGCTGAAGTTTTTTGTCTTTTGCTTTTTTAGCAAACTCCTTAACCTCGGCGCTAATGCGGCTTAATGATTTACCATCGGCAAAACGTACAACCGGTACCAGCAAGCCTTCGTCAACAGCTACGGCAATACCAATGTTAACATGCTCATTAAAGCGAATTTTATCGCCTAACCATGATGAGTTAATTACCGGGTGTTGTTTCAAGGCAACAGCACAAGCTTTAACCACCAAATCGTTAAATGATATTTTAACCGGTGCAACCTCGTTCATTTTGTTACGGGCTACGATAGCCTGATCCATATCGATTGATACGGTTACAAAGAAATGAGGTGCAGTAAACAAGCTCTCAGATAAACGCTTGGCAATAACCTTACGCATTTGAGTAACCGGTTTCTCGGTAAATTTCTCTTCGCCAACAAAAGGAGCCAAAGTAATGGTTGGAGCAGCTTTGCCAGCATCCTTAGCAGGTGCCGGAGCAGCTTCAGCAGCAGCTTTTTGCTCAACCTCTTTGGTTGATGGCGTAAAGCCTTCAATATCCTTTTTAGTAATACGGCCGTTTTCGGCAGTACCTTTAACTTCGCTTAAGTTGATGCCTTTGTCTTTAGCAATTTTACGGGCTAAAGGAGAGGCTTTTACGCGGCTATCGTCAGATGAGGTAGCTTTTTCTTCTGCAGCAGGAGCAGCTTCTTCAGCTTTGGCTTCTTCTTTTTTCTCACCACCGGCAGCAGGCGCAGCCGAACCACCTTTTAATAAAGGTTGAATATCGGTGCCTTCTTCGCCTACAATGGCAATAATATCGTTTACTTTAGCAGCCTGGCCTTCTTCAACACCAATGTAAAGCAGGGTGCCTTCTTCATAACCTACCACTTCCATGGTAGCTTTGTCGGTATCCACATCGGCTAATGAATCATCGGCCTTAACTTTATCACCTACTTTAAAGTTCCATTTGTTAATAACGCCCTCGGTCATGGTATCGCTTAGGAGCGGCATACGTATAACAGCGGCTTTAATGCTCGAAAGGTCAACAGCAGGCTCGGCAGCTTTTTCCTCTTTAGGGGCATCAGCTTTCTTGTCTTCTGTTTTTTCTTCTTTAGCAGGAGCAGCGCCACCTTCTAATAAAGCTTTATAGTCTTCGCCTTCGTTACCAATTACGGCAATTACAGCATCAACAGGTACGGCAGCACCTTCTTCTATACCAATGTATAGCAGGGTACCTTCCTGGTACGATTCAAAATCCATTGTGGCTTTATCGGTTTCAACCTCGGCCAGTGTATCGCCCGATTTTACCTTGTCGCCAACTTTTTTATGCCATTTAGCGATAACCCCTTCGGTCATGGTATCGCTCATTTTGGGCATTTTAACTACTTCAGCCATATTGTATTGATGAATAGTTTGGTTTTAATATTGTTTATAATAGGTTAGTCGCGGATGTATGGATAATCGCTCTGAACGTATACATCGGTATAAAGCTCAGATGCTTCCGGCCATGGCGACTCTTCAGCAAACTGAACGGCCTCATCAATTTCGGCTTTTATTTTAGCCGCAACTTCTTCAAACCATTTTTCATCAGCATAACCATTTTTCTCTATCTCTTGTTTTACAATTTCAATAGGGTCTTTGGCTTTGTAGCTTTCAACTTCTTCTTTGGTACGGTATTTTTGAGGATCACTCATGGAGTGGCCTTTGTAGCGGTAAGTACGCATTTCCAGGAAGGTTGGTCCTTCGCCGGCACGTGCACGCTGGGCGGCTTCGTCCATAGCGTTATGTACAGCAACCGGGTCCATACCATCAACAGCCTGTGAAGGGATGCCATATGGTAAGCCTAATTTATAAATATCAACATCGGCAGTGGTACGGGCTACTGATGTACCCATGGCGTAACCGTTGTTTTCGCAAACAAAAATAACAGGCAGTTTCCAAAGGGCGGCCATGTTAAAGGTTTCACCCAGGGCACCCTGGCGCACAGCACCATCACCCATGTAGCAAACGTTTAAAAACTCGGTTCCTTTGTATTTTTCGGCAAAGGCAATACCGGCACCCAGCGGAATTTGACCGCCTACAATACCGTGACCACCGTAAAAGTGGTTTTCTTTGTCGAACATATGCATCGAACCACCTTTACCTTTAGAGATACCGGTTGATTTACCATACATTTCGGCCATGATAGCTTTTGGCGAGGTGCCTTTGGCTAAAGCATGGGCATGGTCACGGTAAGTAGTGATCATGCTGTCTTCATGACGAAGTGCTGATACGGCTCCGGCTAAAACAGCCTCTTGCCCAATGTATAAGTGACAAAATCCTCTGATCTTTTGCTGGCCGTATAGTTGTCCGGTTTTCTCTTCGAACTTACGCATCATCAGCATCAACTCGTACCACATTAGGTAGGTTTCTTTAGTTATAGCGATTGAACTCATTTATATAAACAATCAATTTCTGTTTTACGATGCGCAAATCTAATTATATCCTTGAAAAAAACAGATTTTGCAACGCTTATATTGAAAATAATTTATCCTGCATGAGGTTGCAGCAACCTTTATTTAATCAGTATCGTATAAAAATTAATTTAAAAATAATTTGTTTTCAGGATTTGCATATTTCAAAACTTTACATAGTTTTGTATTTAACAATAGACACCAGTGTCCATTTTAATAAACAAATTACAATTCGTACCCTTAATAATTGTTGATTAGATGAAGAAATTGTTTCTTGCTATTGCCCTAATGATGAGTGTTTTATCGTCACAAGCTCAAACAAAAAGTGTTCCAAATCAAACCGAAGAAAGCGACGAGGACAAAAGCTTAGCAAAAGATTACTTCTCACAAATTATGGGTGTAGCTATGTCGGCCACCTCTAACGTGAAGTTATTTCAGTTTGTTTATGATTGGGTTGGCACCCCTTACCGCTTAGGCGGCGATACCAAACGCGGTATTGATTGTTCGGGTTTTGCTTACCAGCTTTATACCAAAGTATTTAACACAGCCATTGGTAACAATAGCCGTAATATTTTCAGCACGGTTAACCCCGTTAGCAAAACTGATTTAAAAGAAGGCGACCTGGTTTTCTTTAAAATACACAGCCGCGCTATTACCCATGTTGGGGTTTATATTGGTAACGGCAAATTTGCCCATGCCTCAACCAGCAAAGGCGTAATGATCAGTTACCTGGCCGACCCATACTGGACGCGCTACTATTACAAAGGCGGACGGCTGTTAGCAGATGCCCCTCAGAATAACTAATATATATAATAGAGCTCCCGCCAAAAACGGGAGCTTTTTTTGCCCCAAGCCTAACCCTATCCGCCTAAGGCGGAAGGGCTTTAAGAACTTGGATTTTATTTTAAAGTCTTCCGCCTCAGGCGGAGAAGATTTAGAGGGGACTTAGGGCTTCTTCTTTAATCCGTATCCTTGGTATTCTTTACCAGGCCAATACCCGAAAAGAAGAACAATACCGAAATTATGCCCACTACTACCAATGTTGTGGCATTGCCCGAATGCTGTATTACACCAATACCGGTGTAAATTAATCCTACTATACCCAACACGGTAAGTATAGCGCCGAAAGTACGTTTTAAGTTCATGTGTAAATATTTTGGTTAAAATGGATGTAACGTATATTAATTCGTTTATCTTTATTTCATCACATATAACACCGAATTATGAATGCCGTTTGGATTGCTCTCGCAATTATTTTATTTATTGTATTAATTACTTCGTTTGTAACCGTTAAACAAGGCACAGTGGGCGTAGTAACCGTATTTGGAAAGTACCGCCGCATACTGCTACCGGGCCTTAATTTTAAGATACCTTTAATAGAGGTATTATACTCACGCATATCTATACAAAATCGCTCGGTTGAATTGGAGTTTCAGGCTGTAACGGTAGACCAGGCCAATGTATACTTTAAGGCCATGATACTCTACTCGGTTTTTGACCAGAGCGAGGAGGCCATTAAAGCCGTAGCCTTTAAGTTTGTGGACGAGCGTAACCTGATGCAGGCATTGGTGCGCACGGTAGAAGGTTCTATACGGGCATACGTAGCCACCAAGCGCCAGAGCGATGTGCTTATCCTCCGCCGCGAAATAGTGGAACACGTTAAGGAGCAGATTGATAATATACTGGAAGGCTGGGGTTATCACTTGCAAGACCTTCAATTGAACGATATTACCTTCGATGATATCATCATGAAATCGATGAGCCAGGTAGTGGCCTCTAACAACCTGAAGGCCGCCGCCGAAAACGAAGGACAAGCACTCCTCATCACTAAAACCAAAGCTGCCGAGGCCGAAGGTAATGCTATT contains the following coding sequences:
- a CDS encoding pyruvate dehydrogenase complex dihydrolipoamide acetyltransferase — protein: MAEVVKMPKMSDTMTEGVIAKWHKKVGDKVKSGDTLAEVETDKATMDFESYQEGTLLYIGIEEGAAVPVDAVIAVIGNEGEDYKALLEGGAAPAKEEKTEDKKADAPKEEKAAEPAVDLSSIKAAVIRMPLLSDTMTEGVINKWNFKVGDKVKADDSLADVDTDKATMEVVGYEEGTLLYIGVEEGQAAKVNDIIAIVGEEGTDIQPLLKGGSAAPAAGGEKKEEAKAEEAAPAAEEKATSSDDSRVKASPLARKIAKDKGINLSEVKGTAENGRITKKDIEGFTPSTKEVEQKAAAEAAPAPAKDAGKAAPTITLAPFVGEEKFTEKPVTQMRKVIAKRLSESLFTAPHFFVTVSIDMDQAIVARNKMNEVAPVKISFNDLVVKACAVALKQHPVINSSWLGDKIRFNEHVNIGIAVAVDEGLLVPVVRFADGKSLSRISAEVKEFAKKAKDKKLQPSDWEGSTFTISNLGMFGVDDFTAIINTPDSCILAVAGIQQVPVVKNGAVVPGNIMKVTLSADHRTVDGASAAAFLNTVKSLLEEPVRLLI
- a CDS encoding SPFH domain-containing protein, with amino-acid sequence MNAVWIALAIILFIVLITSFVTVKQGTVGVVTVFGKYRRILLPGLNFKIPLIEVLYSRISIQNRSVELEFQAVTVDQANVYFKAMILYSVFDQSEEAIKAVAFKFVDERNLMQALVRTVEGSIRAYVATKRQSDVLILRREIVEHVKEQIDNILEGWGYHLQDLQLNDITFDDIIMKSMSQVVASNNLKAAAENEGQALLITKTKAAEAEGNAIKIAAEADRQASQLRGQGVALFREEVAKGMSVAAKEMHQANMDTSVILFTMWTEAIKHFSENSKGNVIFLDGSADNMQKTMKEMMAMHSLQTDEVKRAQ
- a CDS encoding C40 family peptidase, whose amino-acid sequence is MKKLFLAIALMMSVLSSQAQTKSVPNQTEESDEDKSLAKDYFSQIMGVAMSATSNVKLFQFVYDWVGTPYRLGGDTKRGIDCSGFAYQLYTKVFNTAIGNNSRNIFSTVNPVSKTDLKEGDLVFFKIHSRAITHVGVYIGNGKFAHASTSKGVMISYLADPYWTRYYYKGGRLLADAPQNN
- the pdhA gene encoding pyruvate dehydrogenase (acetyl-transferring) E1 component subunit alpha; translation: MSSIAITKETYLMWYELMLMMRKFEEKTGQLYGQQKIRGFCHLYIGQEAVLAGAVSALRHEDSMITTYRDHAHALAKGTSPKAIMAEMYGKSTGISKGKGGSMHMFDKENHFYGGHGIVGGQIPLGAGIAFAEKYKGTEFLNVCYMGDGAVRQGALGETFNMAALWKLPVIFVCENNGYAMGTSVARTTADVDIYKLGLPYGIPSQAVDGMDPVAVHNAMDEAAQRARAGEGPTFLEMRTYRYKGHSMSDPQKYRTKEEVESYKAKDPIEIVKQEIEKNGYADEKWFEEVAAKIKAEIDEAVQFAEESPWPEASELYTDVYVQSDYPYIRD